DNA from Nitriliruptor alkaliphilus DSM 45188:
GCAGCGGTGGCAGCGTTCGCGCTGCTGCTGACGGCCTGCGGCTCACGGCTGACCGACGAACAGCGCGAGTTCGCGCTCGCCGGTGGCGGCGGGGGCACCGGCGTGGGCGATCAGCTCGCGGCCGGCGAGGGCCTCGGGGAGGCGGACCTGCTCGACGAGACCGATCTCGACCTGCCGGAGGCCGGTGGCGCCGAGGTCGGTCCGGAGGGCGGCGACACCGCACCGGATGCGGCCGCCGGCGGCGCCGGCTCGGGCGGCGGTGACGGCTCGGGCGATGGTGACGGGTCGGGCGGTGGTGACGGCTCGGGCGATGGTGACGGCTCGGGCGGCGGCGATGGCGCGGCGAACTCGAACGACACCCGCGCGGCACCGCCCGGTGGCAACGGGGGCGCCACCGACACGGGTGTCACCGAGGACCGCATCGTGCTCGCCAACGTGTCGGACATCTCGGGTGCGGTGCCGGGCCTGTTCGAGGACGCGCAGAAGGCCGCCGCGGCGTACGTGGCGTACTTCACCGCCAGCGAGGGCACGATCTACGGCCGTCAGTTGCAGCTGCTGCCGCTCGACTCCCGGTTGGACGCGGGCCAGGCCCGTGCCCAGTACCTGCGGGCCTGCGAGGAGGCGTTCGCCGGCGTGGGCTCGATGTCGGCGTTCGAGGAGGGCGCTGCCGGCCCGGTCAAGGACTGCGGGATCCCGGACGTGCGTGCGACCACCACGAGCGCCGAGATGCAGCGGCTGCCGAACGTGTACTCCGGTGAGGTGCAGACCGTCGGCAACGTCAACGGGTCGGCGTTCCGGTACTGGGCCGAGCAGCACCCCGAGGCGGTGAAGAAGGCCGCCTACCTCTGGATCGAGAACTCGACGACGAACTTCCAGACCGGCCAGAACCGCAAGGCCCTCGCCAAGGTCGGTTACAACTGGGTCTACGAGCAGCCGATCCAGATCGCCGAGACCAACTACGCGGCGTTCGTGATCGAGATGAAGAACCGCGGCGTCGAGTTCGTCACCTTCCAGGGCGACTACACCCAGGCCATCCGCCTGCGCCAGGCGATGCAGCAGCAGAACTTCGAGCCCGTGGTCTACGGGCTGCAGCCGAACATCTACAGCCCGCGCTTCCTGGAGGCCGGCGGCTCGTCGGTCGAGGGCACCGAGATCTACATGTCGGCGGTCCCCCTCGAGGAGATCGGCAACAACGAGGAGATGCAGCTCTACGCCCAGTGGCTCAAGCAGGTCGATCCGCGGGCGCACCCGACCTACCTCGGGCTGTACGCGTGGTCGGTGAGCAAGCTGACGGTCGAGACGCTCAAGAAGATCGGTCCGGAGGTCACCCGGGCCAAGCTCATCGCCGAGCTCGACAAGGTGACCGGCTGGACCGGGAACGGGCTACACGCGCCGCAGGACATCGGCCCGCGCCGCAACAACGACTGCCACCTCGTCGTCCAGGTCCAGGACGGCAGGTTCGTGCGCACCTGGCCGGCCAAGGACTGGGTCTGTCGTGACCGCGCGTTGCGAGTCGACTGATGACCGAGCTGCTGACCTTCACGGTGCTCGGGCTGGTGATCGGCGCCGCCTACGCGATCGCGTCCAGCGGCCTGGTCATCACCTACGCGACCTCGAACGTGTTCAACGTCGCGCACGGGGCCACCGGGATGGTCATGGCGTTCCTGTACTGGGAGCTCCAGGTGGGGCGCGGGCTCCCGCCGTGGCTGGCCCTGATCCTCGTGGTCGGGGTGGTCGCCCCGCTGTTCGGCGCGTTGCTCGAACGCACCGTGACCCGCCGCCTGACCGCCGCGTCCACGACGGTCTCGCTGACCGTGACCGTCGGGATCCTGCTGCTGCTCGTCGGCATCGCCCAGGTCGTGTGGCCACCGGCCGGCCGCACCGTCGAGCCGTTCCTGCCGAACGTGAGCTGGTCGCTCGCCGGGGTGCAGGTCACCGGCCATCAGTTCATCACCTTCGGTCTCGCCGTGGTCGTCGCCGGTGGCCTGTACGTCCTCCTCAACCGGACGCGCACGGGGACCGCGATGCGGGCGCTCGTCGACGACCGCACCCTCCTCGCGCTCCACGGGGCCCGACCGCAGTTGCTCGGGTCGCTGTCCTGGGCGATCGGCAGCGCGCTCGCAGCGCTGGCGGGGATCCTGCTGGTCTCCGAGATCGGCCTCGACTACATCACGCTGACCCTGCTGGTCATCAACGCCTACGCCGCGGCGATGGTGGGGCGACTGGTCGACCTGCCGCGGACCTTCGTCGGCGCGATGATCCTGGGTTTGGTGCAGGCCTACTTCGTGCTCGGGTTGCGCTACGTCCCGGACGTCGGCCCGGACCTGACCAACATGCTGTCGGGGCTGCGTGCGGCGCTGCCGACCATCTTCCTGTTCGTCACGATGCTGTTGTTGCCCCAGGAGAAGCTGCGTGTCGGCTCGGTGGCCGGCGCGGCGATGGTGCGCGTCCCCTCGCGGACCCGGACGATCGGCTGGGGGCTCGGCCTGATCGCCGCGGTGGCCATCGGGACCGGGTTCCTCGGGCCGTCGGCGATATCGGGCGTGAGCCGGGCGCTGGCCGTCGGGTTGATCATGCTCTCGCTGGTGCTCCTCACCGGGTACGGCGGTGACGTGTCGCTCGGGCAGATGTCGTTCGTCGGCGTGGGCGCCCTGGTGGTGGCTCGGGTCTTCGGGTCCCTGGACCCCGTCGCGATCGTCGCCGCGGCGATCGTCGCTGGGCTCGTCGGGGCCCTCGTCGCGCTCCCCGCGCTGCGTCTGCGCGGGCTGTACCTCGGCCTCGGGACCCTGGCGTTCGCGGCGGCTATGGACAAGCTCGTGTTCGAGTCGAGCCTGCTCGGCTTCCAGCTCGGTGGGTCGGTCACGATCGAGCGGCCGACGATGCTCGGGGTCTCGTTGGTCGGTGAACGCGCCTACGCGATCGCGACGGCCGTCGCGTTCGTGGCCGTCGCCTGGGGGCTGCTCGCGCTGCGGCGTGGACGGTTCGGCCGTCTGCTCCTGGCCACGCGCGACTCGCCGGCCGCCTGTGGGACGCTCGGGCTGTCCACCACCCGGACGCGTGTCGCCGTCTTCGCCCTCTCCGCCGCCATGGCCGGCTTCGCGGGTGCGGTCTTCACCGGCGTCAACATCGCCGTGGGCGCGACCGACTTCCAGATGTTCCAGAGCCTGCCGCTGCTCCTGCTCGCGGTCATCGGCGGGGTCACCTCGGTGACCGGCGCGCTGGTCGGGGGCATCCTGCTCGGCCTCGGGCCGGTGCTGGCCGACGTGACCGGCTCGACCGGCCAGACCCAGTTCATCTTCATCGGCCTGGCCGCGATCGTGTTCGGCCGCGACCCGAACGGGCTCGCCGGTCTGCTGTTCGAACGGTTCCGGCCTGTCGCCGGACCACTCGAGGAGCGCGAGCCGGACCCGGTCCTCGACGTGGCCGGACCCGCCGACGACGCCCGGACGGAGGTGAGCATCGTTGGCGCTCCTTGAGATCCGCGATGTCCGGGTGGTCTTCGGCGGCATCGTCGCCGTCGACGCCTGCTCCCTCGAGCTCGACGCCGGTCGCGTCCAGGGTCTGATCGGCCCGAACGGTGCCGGCAAGACCACCACCTTCAACGTCGTCACGGGTCTCCAGGCGCCGACCGCAGGGTCGATCTGGCTCGACGGTGAGGACCTGACGTCGGTGGCGCCGCACCTGCGGGCCCGCCGTGGTCTCGCACGTACCTTCCAGCGCCTCGAGGTGTTCGGCTCCCTGTCGGTCCGGGACAACGTCCGGGTCGCGCTCGAGATCCGCGACTCCTGGGGCACGAGCGGCCACGGTTCCACGCGCGGTGGGGCGGAGCGGCTGCTCGACCGTGTCGGGATCCGCGGGTTCGCTGACCAGCCAGCGGACGCGGTGCCGACCGGCATCGCACGGCTGACCGAGCTCGCCCGGGCCCTGGCCATCGGCCCGCGCGTGCTGCTCCTGGACGAGCCGTCCTCCGGCCTCAACGAGGAGGAGACCCACGCCCTCGGCGAGCTGCTGATCCGCCTGGCCGACGAGGGTGTCGCGGTCCTCATGGTCGAGCACGACGTCGACCTGGTGATGCGGACCTGCTCGTGGATCGACGTGCTCGACTTCGGCCGGATCATCGCCAGTGGGCCACCGGCGGTGATCCGCGACGACCCGGACGTCCAGGCGGCCTACCTCGGTGCCGAGGTCGACGAGGCAGCAGCGGACGTCGCCGCCGTCGCCGGGGAGAGACGGTCGTGACCGAGCCCATCCTCGAGCTGCGCGGCATCGACGCCGCCTACGGCCGCATCCAGGTGCTGCGCGGCATCGACCTGACCGTCCCGCGCGGGTCGGTGGTTGCGTTGCTCGGTCCGAACGGTGCCGGCAAGACCACCATCCTGAAGGTCGCGTCGGGCCAGATCGCACCGACCGCCGGGTGCGTGCACGTCGCCGGCCGCCACGTCAACGGCGCCACCCCCGACGAGCTCGCGCGGCACGGGATGTGCACCGTCGTGGAGGGCCGGGGCATCTTCCCCAACCTCACCGTGCGCGAGAACCTGTCGCTGGCGAGCTTCGCGGCCGAGCGTTCCGTCGCGGACATCCAGGACGAGGCCTACACCCGCTTCCCCCGGCTCGGGGAGCGTCAGGGGCAGCTGGCCGGCCGGCTCTCGGGGGGCGAGCAGCAGATGCTGGCGATGGCGCGGGCCCTGGCCAGCCAGCCGGCCCTGCTGCTGCTCGACGAGCTGTCGATGGGGCTCGCCCCGCTCATCGTCGAACAGCTCTACGACGTGGTGCGCCAGCTCGGCGAGGACGGCCTGTCGGTGCTGGTGGTCGAACAGTTCGCCCGGACGGCCCTCGCGGTCGCCGACTACGGCGTGCTCGTGGTCAACGGACGTGTGACGGCGGTCGGTCAGCCGCAGGACCTCGGCGACCAACTGTCCGCGGCCTACCTCGGAGGTGACACGTGAGCCTGCTCAGGACGCTCCGACGCAGCGGCGCGGCCGCTGGCGTGCTCGGCCTGGTGCTGATCGCGGCCGCACCCGACGCCGGGAACGTGCGCACCGACCCCGGCGACATCGCGGGTTTCGGCATCGACGCCACCGCGGCACCGATCACCGTGCGGATCTTCGAGCAGACCATCCCGATCCCTGCCGACCCGGGCGTCCCGCAGGCCGAGATCACCACCGGGCACAGCTGGACCACCCTCGGCGGCGGTCCGACGAGTCGTGCCGTGGCGAGCCTCGTGTGGCCGGGCCCCGGCGTCGGCGACGGCTACGGCAACTTCGCCGAGGCGTTCGGCATGGACCCCGAGTCGACCTACCCGCTCCGTGCCGCTGCCCAGTTCCCCTCGGGGCCGTTGACGGAGGACAACGAGCTGCCCCACGGTGGCGGCATGTGGGCCCACGCCCTCGGGCTCGACGTCGAGGCCGAGGCCGAGTTCGCCGGAGAGCTGCTCCCGGGCCTCCTCGGCGCGGGGACGGCACGTTCGGTCAGTCGCAGCACCGTCGAGGACGGCCTCGGGACGGCCGTGGCGGACTCCATCCTCTCCGAGGTCTCCCTGCTCGAGGGACTGATCTCGGTGGACGGGGTCCGCACCCGGCTCGTGGCGACCACCGACGGGGTCGAGGCCACCGTCCGCGGCGCGACCGACGTGACCGGACTGGTCGTCGCCGGGACCCGTTACGCCATCGACCGCGACGGCGTCCGTGTCGAGGCCGAGGACGAGGACAGCCCGTTCGCGGGCACGCCGTCGTTGCCTTTGCGGCTGCTCGGCGTCGTCGATCTGCAGGACCTGATCGGCATCCGCGTCGAGGCGGGTCTGGTCGAGGATCTCGAGGCCAGCGAGGACATCGCCGAGGCGGGCCGCCGGGCCGAGGGGGTCACGATCACCCTCGACGCCAGCCCGTTGTTCGACCTGGCCAACGCGCTGCCGACCGACGAGCTGCTCGCGTTGCTGCCCGACGACCTGCGGGGACCGGTCCTGCAGCTGCTCGGTCTGTCACCGACCGTCGAGATCGCGCTCGGGTTCGCCGAGGTCGAGGCCTCGGCGACCGAAGCCTTCGTCTTCGAGATCCCCGACCTGCCACCGCCCCCGCCGCTCGACGACCTCGGCGCAGCGCCGCCACCCGACCTCGGTGCTCCCGGTGACCTCGGCGACCTGCCGGGGGCACCCGACCTCGGCGCGCCCGATCTCGGTGATGTCGGAGCGCCGTCGGTCAGCGCCCAGCCCGACCCGGGACCCGAGGCGCCGGCGGTGGCACTGCCGACGACCTCGGCCGGCAGCGTCCCCGACGGCATCGGGCTGGCCGCTCAGCTGCTGCTGCTGACCGGGGGCCTGGTCGGGCTGGCAGCGTGGGGGCTCGAGCGGCTCCGCGGCGCCGCGTTCGCCGTTCCGGCCGGCGCCGCAGCCTGTCGCGGCGGCGCGGCGCGCGGCGTCCCCGACCTCCGCACGTGACCGGACCGCAGATGCACCCGACCACCTCCCCGCAGACCGGGACACCAGGAGGGCCTGCTGTGGCACAGCTGACGATCGAGGACGCACCGCGACCGTGGCACGTGACGGCACGCGAGCGCGTCGTGACCGGGACACGCGCGTTCGCGCAGGGGATCGCGGACCGGGCCACCCTGGACGCGGTGCTCGCCCTCGTCGCCACGCTCCTGCTGCCCGCGGGCGTCGCGGCCATCGTGCTCGGCTGGAGCGGCGCGTCACGCACGCCGTTCGTCTTCGAGCAGATCCCCTACCTGATCTCGGGTGGGCTGCTCGGCGTGGGGCTCGTGACCGGTGGGGGTCTGCTCTACCTGGCCTCGTGGGTGGCGCGGTCGGCCCAGCTGTCGCGCGAACGTGACGACCAGCTGCGCGAGGTGCTCATCGCCATCCAGGAGGAGCTGCGTTCAGCGGCGACCACCCGCGAGGCCGCAGCCGCCGTCCACCCCCAGCCGATCGATCGCGCCCTCGCGTCGGACCCGGTCGCGACGGTCGACCGCACCAGCGAGGTCCCGGTGCTGCGCCCCTTCGTCGCCACGCCGAGCGGCACGATGTTCCACCGCCCCGACTGTTCGGTGGTCGCCAGCCGCGACGATCTGCGCTCGGTGGCCAGCGCCGACCCCGGCGTCAAGCCCTGTGGGATGTGCGACCCCCTCGGCGACTGACGATCGGTATCGCTCGATCGTGAGGCGGCGGCGCAGGCCCGCCGGCACCCGGGCGCGGTAGCCTCGGGTGGGGGTGCCCGGGCCGCGAGCGGCGTCGGGCGAGGAGTGCCGCGTGGCTGGGATGTGGCGTTCGGGCGGGGCGGTGCAGCTGGAGGTGCCGGCACCGCCA
Protein-coding regions in this window:
- a CDS encoding ABC transporter substrate-binding protein, producing the protein MSQQRRVVAAVAAFALLLTACGSRLTDEQREFALAGGGGGTGVGDQLAAGEGLGEADLLDETDLDLPEAGGAEVGPEGGDTAPDAAAGGAGSGGGDGSGDGDGSGGGDGSGDGDGSGGGDGAANSNDTRAAPPGGNGGATDTGVTEDRIVLANVSDISGAVPGLFEDAQKAAAAYVAYFTASEGTIYGRQLQLLPLDSRLDAGQARAQYLRACEEAFAGVGSMSAFEEGAAGPVKDCGIPDVRATTTSAEMQRLPNVYSGEVQTVGNVNGSAFRYWAEQHPEAVKKAAYLWIENSTTNFQTGQNRKALAKVGYNWVYEQPIQIAETNYAAFVIEMKNRGVEFVTFQGDYTQAIRLRQAMQQQNFEPVVYGLQPNIYSPRFLEAGGSSVEGTEIYMSAVPLEEIGNNEEMQLYAQWLKQVDPRAHPTYLGLYAWSVSKLTVETLKKIGPEVTRAKLIAELDKVTGWTGNGLHAPQDIGPRRNNDCHLVVQVQDGRFVRTWPAKDWVCRDRALRVD
- a CDS encoding ABC transporter permease subunit, producing MTELLTFTVLGLVIGAAYAIASSGLVITYATSNVFNVAHGATGMVMAFLYWELQVGRGLPPWLALILVVGVVAPLFGALLERTVTRRLTAASTTVSLTVTVGILLLLVGIAQVVWPPAGRTVEPFLPNVSWSLAGVQVTGHQFITFGLAVVVAGGLYVLLNRTRTGTAMRALVDDRTLLALHGARPQLLGSLSWAIGSALAALAGILLVSEIGLDYITLTLLVINAYAAAMVGRLVDLPRTFVGAMILGLVQAYFVLGLRYVPDVGPDLTNMLSGLRAALPTIFLFVTMLLLPQEKLRVGSVAGAAMVRVPSRTRTIGWGLGLIAAVAIGTGFLGPSAISGVSRALAVGLIMLSLVLLTGYGGDVSLGQMSFVGVGALVVARVFGSLDPVAIVAAAIVAGLVGALVALPALRLRGLYLGLGTLAFAAAMDKLVFESSLLGFQLGGSVTIERPTMLGVSLVGERAYAIATAVAFVAVAWGLLALRRGRFGRLLLATRDSPAACGTLGLSTTRTRVAVFALSAAMAGFAGAVFTGVNIAVGATDFQMFQSLPLLLLAVIGGVTSVTGALVGGILLGLGPVLADVTGSTGQTQFIFIGLAAIVFGRDPNGLAGLLFERFRPVAGPLEEREPDPVLDVAGPADDARTEVSIVGAP
- a CDS encoding ABC transporter ATP-binding protein, with protein sequence MALLEIRDVRVVFGGIVAVDACSLELDAGRVQGLIGPNGAGKTTTFNVVTGLQAPTAGSIWLDGEDLTSVAPHLRARRGLARTFQRLEVFGSLSVRDNVRVALEIRDSWGTSGHGSTRGGAERLLDRVGIRGFADQPADAVPTGIARLTELARALAIGPRVLLLDEPSSGLNEEETHALGELLIRLADEGVAVLMVEHDVDLVMRTCSWIDVLDFGRIIASGPPAVIRDDPDVQAAYLGAEVDEAAADVAAVAGERRS
- a CDS encoding ABC transporter ATP-binding protein; the protein is MTEPILELRGIDAAYGRIQVLRGIDLTVPRGSVVALLGPNGAGKTTILKVASGQIAPTAGCVHVAGRHVNGATPDELARHGMCTVVEGRGIFPNLTVRENLSLASFAAERSVADIQDEAYTRFPRLGERQGQLAGRLSGGEQQMLAMARALASQPALLLLDELSMGLAPLIVEQLYDVVRQLGEDGLSVLVVEQFARTALAVADYGVLVVNGRVTAVGQPQDLGDQLSAAYLGGDT
- a CDS encoding choice-of-anchor P family protein translates to MSLLRTLRRSGAAAGVLGLVLIAAAPDAGNVRTDPGDIAGFGIDATAAPITVRIFEQTIPIPADPGVPQAEITTGHSWTTLGGGPTSRAVASLVWPGPGVGDGYGNFAEAFGMDPESTYPLRAAAQFPSGPLTEDNELPHGGGMWAHALGLDVEAEAEFAGELLPGLLGAGTARSVSRSTVEDGLGTAVADSILSEVSLLEGLISVDGVRTRLVATTDGVEATVRGATDVTGLVVAGTRYAIDRDGVRVEAEDEDSPFAGTPSLPLRLLGVVDLQDLIGIRVEAGLVEDLEASEDIAEAGRRAEGVTITLDASPLFDLANALPTDELLALLPDDLRGPVLQLLGLSPTVEIALGFAEVEASATEAFVFEIPDLPPPPPLDDLGAAPPPDLGAPGDLGDLPGAPDLGAPDLGDVGAPSVSAQPDPGPEAPAVALPTTSAGSVPDGIGLAAQLLLLTGGLVGLAAWGLERLRGAAFAVPAGAAACRGGAARGVPDLRT